One window of the Salvia splendens isolate huo1 chromosome 1, SspV2, whole genome shotgun sequence genome contains the following:
- the LOC121799851 gene encoding transcription repressor OFP13-like yields MSKKMKMPSLFKYKNPKQPWQWPSCNNPATLSFRASNDDVFKTVNSVFLDTSDGLDTPDSWFTNSSECASTTFSTDDHSEENNNNNNKNDKALEMIIRDVRRSSERLFFEPGDTSSILLDKEAETTKKAAEALLPFEESVALAMESEDPYMDFRKSMQEMVESHGLEEWDRLEELLGWYLRMNSKQNHGFIVGAFVDLLVGTANDSCPSTTIYRSDSTSYSSADSCFSSPPSPVSCRDRVEGGGDVINVQS; encoded by the coding sequence TTGCAACAACCCGGCCACCCTTTCGTTCCGAGCAAGCAACGACGACGTTTTCAAGACCGTAAACTCCGTCTTCCTCGACACCTCCGACGGCCTCGACACCCCCGACTCTTGGTTCACTAACTCCTCAGAGTGCGCCAGCACCACTTTCTCCACTGACGACCACTCCGAGGaaaataacaacaacaacaacaaaaacgACAAGGCGCTAGAGATGATCATCCGAGACGTGAGGAGGTCATCAGAGAGGCTCTTCTTCGAGCCGGGCGACACGAGCTCGATCCTCCTCGACAAGGAGGCGGAGACGACAAAGAAAGCCGCGGAGGCACTTCTGCCGTTCGAGGAGAGTGTGGCGCTGGCGATGGAGTCGGAAGATCCTTACATGGATTTCAGGAAATCCATGCAAGAGATGGTGGAGAGCCATGGATTGGAGGAGTGGGACCGCTTGGAGGAGCTTCTTGGATGGTATTTGAGGATGAATTCCAAACAAAACCACGGATTTATCGTTGGTGCCTTCGTCGATCTCCTCGTTGGAACGGCCAACGATTCTTGTCCTTCCACAACCATTTATCGCTCCGATTCGACCTCCTATTCTTCTGCTGATTCTTGTTTCTCCTCCCCTCCCTCCCCTGTTTCTTGTCGGGATCGGGTCGAGGGAGGAGGAGATGTCATTAATGTACAATCTTAG